The Prevotella melaninogenica genome window below encodes:
- the purE gene encoding 5-(carboxyamino)imidazole ribonucleotide mutase produces the protein MKPLVSIIMGSTSDLPVMEKACKWLEEQEIPFEVNALSAHRTPDAVETFAKEAKGRGVKVIIAAAGMAAALPGVIAASTPLPVIGVPIKGMLDGLDALLSIVQMPPGIPVATVGVNGAQNAAILAAEMIALGDEAIAKKIDNWKASLGKKIEKANKELAELKDYKFKC, from the coding sequence ATGAAGCCATTAGTTAGTATTATCATGGGTTCAACAAGCGATTTACCCGTAATGGAAAAAGCTTGTAAGTGGTTGGAAGAGCAAGAGATTCCTTTTGAAGTGAATGCACTCTCAGCTCATCGTACACCTGACGCAGTAGAGACTTTTGCCAAGGAAGCAAAAGGTCGTGGCGTAAAAGTTATCATTGCTGCGGCTGGTATGGCTGCTGCTCTACCCGGTGTTATCGCTGCTTCAACACCACTTCCAGTCATTGGCGTGCCAATTAAGGGTATGCTCGATGGTCTTGATGCCTTACTTTCTATCGTTCAGATGCCTCCTGGCATTCCAGTTGCTACTGTTGGCGTCAATGGAGCACAGAATGCTGCCATCCTTGCAGCTGAGATGATAGCACTCGGTGATGAGGCTATTGCAAAGAAGATTGACAACTGGAAGGCTTCATTAGGAAAGAAGATAGAGAAGGCTAACAAGGAGTTAGCTGAACTAAAGGATTATAAGTTTAAGTGCTAA
- the rpoN gene encoding RNA polymerase factor sigma-54: MAQEQVQIQTQKQQQVQRLSQQQMLQVKLLEMPLTELEESVNAELDDNPALEAGGEETDSIDNNDTVEHSEDDDFDTLQEREERQDALDSALERMRSDDDLPTYDSRQQRNNAEYEEIVYGDTTSFIDKLNEQVGERELTERQKSILEYLIGSLDDDGLLRKDLDSISDELAIYYGIDASTKELEEVLKILQDFDPAGIGARDLQECLLLQIDRKVENGEWEKDSHLYKYIYNILSHHFDAFKKKHWDKIQSALSLSDLQVEALQREIRKLNPKPGSSMGETQGRNLQQITPDFIVDTEDDGTVTFSLNHGNLPELHVSQAFNDMMETYRNNKANMNRQEKEALLYAKEKVEKAQGFIEAVKQRRHTLQVTMKAIIDIQRKFFQDGDEADLKPMILKDIADRTGLDISTISRVSNIKYAQTRWGTFPLRFFFTDSYTTEDGEEMSTRKIKLALKEVIDKEDKRKPLSDDALAKVMKEKGFPIARRTVAKYREQLGLPVARLRKE, encoded by the coding sequence ATGGCACAGGAACAAGTACAAATTCAGACCCAGAAACAACAACAGGTGCAGCGTCTCTCACAACAGCAGATGCTGCAAGTAAAGTTGTTGGAGATGCCACTGACAGAATTAGAGGAAAGTGTTAATGCTGAACTCGACGATAATCCTGCCTTAGAAGCAGGCGGAGAAGAGACTGATAGCATTGATAACAACGATACTGTAGAGCATTCAGAAGACGATGATTTCGACACACTTCAGGAACGAGAAGAGCGACAAGATGCGCTCGACTCGGCATTGGAGCGTATGCGTTCGGATGATGATCTTCCTACATACGATTCAAGACAGCAACGAAATAATGCTGAATATGAGGAGATTGTGTATGGAGACACGACTTCTTTCATCGATAAACTCAATGAGCAGGTGGGCGAGAGAGAGCTTACCGAGCGGCAGAAGAGTATCTTGGAGTATCTTATCGGTAGTCTTGATGATGACGGACTATTACGAAAAGACCTCGATAGTATCAGCGATGAGTTGGCTATCTACTATGGGATTGACGCGTCTACTAAGGAATTAGAAGAGGTACTGAAGATTCTGCAGGACTTTGACCCAGCTGGTATCGGTGCAAGAGACTTGCAAGAATGTCTCTTGTTGCAGATAGACCGTAAGGTAGAGAATGGTGAATGGGAGAAAGATAGTCATCTGTATAAATACATCTACAATATCCTTTCGCATCATTTCGACGCTTTCAAAAAGAAGCATTGGGATAAGATTCAAAGCGCACTGTCGCTGTCTGACCTTCAAGTAGAGGCGCTTCAGCGTGAGATTCGTAAGTTAAATCCGAAGCCGGGGTCGTCTATGGGTGAGACACAAGGACGTAACCTGCAACAGATAACACCTGACTTTATCGTCGACACAGAGGATGATGGTACGGTTACTTTCAGCTTAAACCACGGCAATCTACCAGAGTTGCACGTTTCGCAGGCCTTCAATGATATGATGGAGACCTACCGCAACAACAAAGCTAATATGAACCGACAGGAGAAGGAGGCGTTGCTTTATGCCAAAGAGAAGGTGGAAAAGGCACAAGGATTTATCGAAGCGGTAAAGCAAAGACGTCATACATTACAAGTGACGATGAAGGCTATCATCGATATTCAACGGAAATTCTTCCAAGATGGAGATGAGGCTGACCTCAAACCAATGATTCTTAAAGATATTGCCGACCGTACAGGACTGGATATCTCTACCATATCACGAGTGAGCAACATCAAGTATGCACAGACACGTTGGGGTACATTCCCTCTGCGTTTCTTCTTCACTGATAGCTATACAACGGAAGATGGCGAGGAAATGTCTACTCGTAAAATCAAGTTGGCACTCAAAGAAGTAATCGACAAAGAAGACAAACGTAAGCCACTCAGTGATGATGCACTTGCTAAAGTGATGAAAGAAAAGGGCTTCCCAATAGCCCGTCGCACCGTTGCCAAGTACCGCGAACAACTCGGATTACCTGTGGCAAGACTGAGGAAGGAGTGA
- a CDS encoding outer membrane beta-barrel family protein has translation MWNKSILLLTACISATALSAQNTTKTDSTKTQKLEEVVVAQRRQLIKNDIDKLTYDVQHDKTAQTKTTLEILKKIPLVTVDGQENIRVQGSTSFKVYRNGHPDPSLSGQNLKDILKAIPASTIKRIEVITDPGAKYDAEGTTAILNIVMMSNTKLQGISGNVNSDVNTHGSVRLGTYLTTKVGKLTTTVNYNYMNQSRKQTENNREEVYDYVKTGEQKREYGINSTAATIHFGNISASYEVDSLNLLTASTNFFGYKVDANTQSTNERWDKNSQLIYKFDNNMTTPGYSHLNIGGRLDYQHKTHLDGEILTLSYMLAATRPHTIFRQMYNNMVNFPVSYTSYDQNTRERFTEHTFQIDYVRPFGKHHKLESGTKYILRYNNSTSLMDYQGTTPDMESKFKHNAQVAAAYLSYIFTAGKWAARAGLRYEFTRMKASYPDGSNADYHANLNDWVPSASLQYKISDGQTLKFSYNTSINRPGIGYLNPAIISTPTEVSFGNANLGSSRNQKLQLVYMLVASKLTLQLSPYYSFTNNGIGRILYEQNRKDVSTYQNVLKSKVFGISSYTEWTPFTGTSFTLNASMRYARITLPTPSTKNSGCGGGIYFNWEQKIPWELTLTTSIGGEYGNRIYDPYAIEGHWFYYDFTLTRRFFKDKLTVSLSAESPFIKERSSTYRIVRGDYTGYERSVMKPKCFGIRLSWNFGKLKASVKKAERSIQNDDLVGGEKK, from the coding sequence ATGTGGAATAAATCAATACTATTACTCACTGCTTGCATCTCTGCAACAGCCCTATCAGCCCAGAACACAACCAAAACAGACTCAACAAAGACACAGAAGTTGGAGGAAGTCGTCGTAGCACAAAGGCGCCAGCTTATCAAGAATGATATTGACAAGCTAACCTATGACGTGCAGCATGACAAGACTGCACAGACGAAGACGACCTTAGAAATACTCAAGAAAATACCCCTTGTCACCGTTGACGGACAAGAAAACATCAGGGTTCAAGGCTCTACAAGTTTTAAGGTGTATAGGAACGGACATCCTGACCCAAGTCTTTCAGGGCAGAACCTTAAGGATATTCTCAAGGCAATACCTGCTTCTACGATCAAAAGGATTGAGGTTATCACTGATCCCGGTGCCAAGTATGATGCTGAAGGGACTACAGCTATCCTCAACATCGTCATGATGAGCAATACTAAACTACAAGGAATATCAGGCAATGTGAACTCTGATGTCAACACTCACGGCTCTGTAAGGCTTGGTACTTATCTAACAACAAAGGTGGGAAAGCTCACGACAACCGTCAATTATAACTACATGAACCAAAGCAGAAAACAAACAGAAAATAATAGAGAGGAGGTTTACGACTACGTAAAGACGGGCGAGCAAAAACGTGAATATGGGATTAATAGTACTGCAGCAACAATACATTTCGGTAATATCAGTGCCAGTTATGAGGTTGACTCACTCAACTTGCTGACCGCATCGACCAATTTTTTTGGCTATAAAGTCGATGCCAACACACAAAGCACGAATGAACGATGGGACAAGAACAGCCAGTTGATTTACAAATTCGACAATAATATGACTACTCCGGGCTATTCTCATCTTAACATTGGAGGACGTTTGGATTATCAACATAAGACTCATTTAGATGGAGAAATCCTGACGCTTTCTTATATGTTGGCAGCTACACGACCACACACCATCTTCCGTCAGATGTATAACAACATGGTTAACTTCCCTGTCAGCTATACAAGTTACGACCAGAATACCCGTGAACGCTTCACAGAACATACTTTCCAGATTGACTATGTACGCCCCTTTGGAAAGCACCATAAGTTAGAAAGCGGAACGAAATATATCCTTCGTTACAACAACAGTACGTCATTAATGGACTATCAAGGGACTACTCCTGACATGGAAAGTAAGTTCAAGCATAACGCACAAGTGGCTGCTGCCTACCTCTCATATATCTTCACCGCTGGCAAATGGGCTGCTCGTGCAGGTTTGAGATATGAGTTTACTCGCATGAAAGCGTCCTATCCCGATGGTAGTAATGCCGATTACCATGCTAATCTCAATGACTGGGTACCATCAGCAAGCCTACAATACAAGATTAGCGACGGTCAAACACTGAAGTTTAGCTATAATACCAGCATCAACAGACCCGGCATCGGCTATCTCAATCCAGCCATCATTAGCACACCAACAGAAGTCTCTTTCGGTAATGCAAACTTAGGAAGCAGTCGCAATCAAAAGCTACAACTTGTGTATATGTTGGTTGCTTCAAAACTTACTTTGCAATTAAGTCCCTATTATTCATTTACCAACAATGGTATAGGTCGTATCTTGTATGAACAAAATCGCAAAGATGTTTCTACTTATCAGAACGTACTGAAGAGTAAAGTGTTCGGTATTTCATCTTACACAGAATGGACTCCTTTCACCGGAACATCGTTTACACTCAACGCTTCCATGCGTTATGCCCGAATCACCTTGCCCACACCTTCTACCAAGAACAGCGGATGCGGTGGTGGTATCTACTTTAATTGGGAGCAGAAAATACCTTGGGAATTAACGTTGACAACCAGTATTGGAGGTGAATATGGCAACCGAATTTATGATCCGTATGCCATTGAGGGGCATTGGTTCTACTATGATTTCACCTTGACACGTCGCTTTTTTAAAGACAAGCTAACAGTATCTTTATCAGCAGAATCGCCTTTCATCAAAGAAAGATCAAGTACTTATCGTATCGTTCGAGGCGATTATACTGGTTATGAACGCTCCGTTATGAAACCTAAATGCTTTGGAATCCGTCTTTCATGGAACTTTGGTAAGTTAAAAGCAAGCGTCAAGAAGGCTGAACGAAGCATTCAGAATGATGACTTAGTGGGTGGAGAAAAGAAGTAG